The Streptomyces sp. NBC_00236 DNA window TTGACCTCCTCGACGGCGAGCGGGCCGCAGGCGTTGATCTGCTCGGCGACGGCGAGGGCCGCCTCCAGGGCGGTGCCGTCGGGAACGACCCGGCCGATCAGTCCGATCCGGGCCGCTTCGTCCGCCGAGTAGGGGCGGCCGGTGAGCAGCATTTCGAGCGCGTGGGTGCGGGCGATCTGGCGCGGCAGCCGCACGGTGGAACCACCGATGGGGAAGAGGCCGCGGCGGACCTCGAAGAGTCCGAACGTGGCGCTCTCACCGGCGATGCGGATGTCGGTGCCTTGCAGGATCTCGGTGCCGCCGGCCACGCAGTGGCCCTCGACGGCGGCGATGACCGGCTTCCGGGGGCGGTGGTGGCGCAGCATGGCCTTCCAGTGCAGATCGGGGTCGGCCGTCATCCGGTCCCGGTACTGCTCGCCCTCCATTCCCTTGCCGGCGAGTGCCTTCAGGTCCATGCCGGCGCAGAAGCAGCCGCCGGCTCCGGTGAGGACGACGGAGCGGACCTCCTCGTCCTCGTCCGCGGCCAGCCAGCCGTCGTACAGGCCGACCAGCATCGGCAGCGAGAGTGCGTTCTTGCTCTCGGGCCGGTTCAAGGTGAGCACCAGTGTGGCGCCTTCGCGCTGCACGGTGAGGTGTTCCGTTCCGCCCATGGTCTGTCTCCCGTCTCAAGGCCAGTGCCGCGTCAGCCGAGGTTCGCCCCGTCGCGACGCCATGCACGCACTCTCGCCGCACCGGCCGAAAGCCCGGGTACGTCCAGTACGAGGGCTTCCGGC harbors:
- a CDS encoding crotonase/enoyl-CoA hydratase family protein, which produces MGGTEHLTVQREGATLVLTLNRPESKNALSLPMLVGLYDGWLAADEDEEVRSVVLTGAGGCFCAGMDLKALAGKGMEGEQYRDRMTADPDLHWKAMLRHHRPRKPVIAAVEGHCVAGGTEILQGTDIRIAGESATFGLFEVRRGLFPIGGSTVRLPRQIARTHALEMLLTGRPYSADEAARIGLIGRVVPDGTALEAALAVAEQINACGPLAVEEVKASVYETAEMTESDGLAAELKRGWPVFATADAKEGARAFAEKRPPVYRRA